DNA sequence from the Myxocyprinus asiaticus isolate MX2 ecotype Aquarium Trade chromosome 3, UBuf_Myxa_2, whole genome shotgun sequence genome:
GTATTTCCCATGATCATGTGATTAGGGAAACCCAGTTTACAGTGAAGAACAACCACACCTGCTACATTCTGAATACAATCACAGACAGTTGTGAATTTATTCATCCCCttctttttcacttgtttatactgtTTACTGTCCGTTTTCCTTCTGCTAATAATTGTATGCCTTTTACTGCCTCATTTGTTGCATACAATCCTTCACCTCAGTGAACTCAGTGTAGTGTTGCACAGTGACACCTTTACAATCTGTAAAGATTGTAAAGATCATTTTGTTTCCTCGCTGCTCTTTTAAAGTACAATGAAAACAAGCTATGTCAGTAAACAATAAATAGAAATGGAACTCGATTATGGGGCGAGGTTCAAAACAATGGGCTTCATTTATGAAACacataatcaaaaaaaaaaaaaaatcaggcctCATTCTTTAAACTTTTGTAAATACATGAGTAAACTGGGAGTAATTTGCacataaaatggaccttcccgaaaactGGATGCACCCCAAATTTGTTAGTTAAtggtgtgtatgttagtgaattccaaacattatttattattgtgcTGCAAATGATTTTTAAACCAAAttaaatatacaaaacaatactGTCTGTACCATCAGGGTGACTCATGTATAAAAAGTATATTAGCAAGTTCAAGCTTGTAGATCTTAGAATATGTAGTTCACAGTGTGAAAAAATAGGAGCAGGCAAAAATATTTATTGGTAGAATGAATACAGTATGTCTAAATGTGTCTCTGTAATTAATGTACTTTAACTGAATAAAACACAAGCAAAATCCTGACATCAGTTTCAGTACCTCCATAAGCAACTGAAAAATATTTCCTGCAAGTGGTTCTGGAAgacatttaaaacagaaaaatatatttgtgcatttCTGATGCACAACAGTTCTTTAAAGGCACAAACTGGATTCATCTTACACCCATTGTAGTTGGTTTCATGCCAGTGTTGATCAGATTTGGTTTCATTTCCTGATAGAGGCTAGGTAGGCATACCAGAATAAGGCAACCAGGTTGGCAAACAGCACTCGAAACTACATAATGAGTCagaaagagaaagtattttactaGATAATACTGAATCAGAGTGTGCATGTTATGTAATCTGTAGGATGGAATTAGTGTATGTGTATTATGTTTACCTGTACAGGTATGTAGTTGATGTTGATAAACTGAAACGGCGTCCAAACCTTCCAGTTCATCTTCATTGCAGGCCAGTAACTTGTTTTAAGCTTGTTTTGAAGGTCTTCCAATTTCTTGCCCTGCAAAGATCAAATTTACATGATATCAGTGCAGCCTTACTTTATATTGGCAGCATGCATCATACATTTGAAatcttaaatacaataaaaagttGTAGACATCAGTGAAAAGCAACTCACAGGAAGCAGAGTATAACCCTGTATATGTTCATTGGAATTTTTCtccatattaatttttttaagttcaaCTGTGTAtgctttataatatattattataatttctctTTGTGTCCCttcctgtcagctcgaaccagtctgtccattctccattgaccgctctcatcaacaaggcgtttctgtctgtAGAACTaccgctcaatggatgttttttgtttttggcaccattctgagtaaactctagagactgttgtgcgtgaaaatcccaggagatcagcagttacagaaatactcaaaccagcccgtctgacaccaacaatcatgccatggtggaaatcactgagatcacattttccccccattctgatggttgatgtgaacattaactgaagttcctgacccgtatctgcataattttatgctctgcacttctgccacacaattaactgattagataatcgctcaaataagtaggtgtacaggtgtccctaataaagtggtcggtgaatgTATTAATGACACAAAACGacaaaaaatgtacaataaattaTCCAAAACATAACAATAATTTACCAGTAAATAACtataaaagttaaaaataaattactataaataacaaataaatatatacaaaaaatgtaaatacatgttcttttttttttttttttactgacactGATTTGCAGGGCCCCCTGGTGGCCCGAGGCCCTAAGCAGCTGCTTATACCACATGTAGCTAGAAAAGGCTCAACTGTATTTAGCACAGATGCATCTGGGTAGTGTGACATTAACAGTATTAACAGCCCTTTCAaaaattaaactactttaaagCTGAAACTAATTTTTTCTTTGATACATTTATTTCTATATTAACATGAAGAAACCACtattaagtaagccatttataggttgatttcacctaaaagtgtaaaacTGTAGCACTAGTTAGGGACTGGACAATGTttgtgtttgtacaaccaatgtaAGACAGGGAGTTTTCTAGAATCTGTTTAAAAACAGcgattatttttgaaaaatccatTTGGTTATGCTAGTTGCACATAAATAAAGTTTCAGCTTTTAAACTCAAATAACACAGCATGGAACAACtgattcaaacttttttttatagagAAACATTTTGATTTATAGAGAAATGCAGGCCTCAGTCAACAACACATTTATCAGAATCACCACATGAGCTGGGACACTGACAGCTGTAGATAAACAGGTGCAAACAGGAGAAGTTCATTGACCAGAAGGATTCTGGTCAAAGTTGAGCATCATCACAACTCACTTCCAGTCTTTCACGAACTCTCTCTATGtaatagcatactaacatactactcttaccaTGTCTGCAATATCTTTATACTGTAGAAATATAAAGAGTACTATGCTTTTTCAAACATAACTTCTGTTTCACAGCAAAAGATTACTTCCTGCATTAGAGAGTGACCCGATGTATACAATTTCAGACTGTATGATAACAAGTCCAGTCACTGCCAAggaaataaatgtaatgtcaacatAAGAGATTTAGCATTTTATGTAAAGTGTATACCCTCAGAGGTATGCTCAAAAACAGAGTCAACAAATGCAGGAATAATGTAATTCAAAAACTCTGTTGCATTGTTTAAACCTAGTGTTAAGCTTTCACCACAAATTATTGatgttaaacaaattaaacagTTCTCTGATAATTAGTGCCCCAAACAAGCCCAGTTGTGGAACATTACCTCCAAAGCATTCATAACCCCATAAAACAGCAAGAGGAAAGCAGGGGCGAATATCAGACGTTCTAAGAGAAGGCGCTTGATCAGGGAGTATGGGACAGTGGTCGGCATCAGAACCTCCAGGAGCTGGTAAAAGTAATGACTAACTGGACCAGTTATAACAAGTCTGAAACAAACAAAGAGACATTTGAAAACAGTAGAGAGAGAagcaaaaaatacattattttatttgaatacaaAATGTCTAAGTAATCAAAATGCATTGACTGAACTGATCACTCTACCCATAAATTGCAAAGTGTACAGGTCCCAGAacattgactttctttcttgggcTATTCTCTTTGTTGTTTTTACTGGACTCCAAAGCTTGAGACAGAAGATTTCCCGAAGCAGAGAGAATACCACtgaagcgagagagagagaaaaagaacaaaactGTCTTTGTATTATTGTACCCACATGGCCTTGGATATAATGTATCTGAAGAAGTGAACACTTGTCTTTTGTGTTTGGTGCAAGAATGAATGTTAGCTAATCTTGACAGGGCTTGATCGCCCCCTGCTTCCTCTAAAAACAACCGACCGAAAAATTAAGTGACTTTGCAATGTCCCCCTTTTATGACAAGTTTACAAAAACAGTTATGGATAAAGAATTAATTTCTatacggtcacaatcactgtaaGCAGGATTCGGGAATGTATTATCGAGTATTGTTATGTTACATATAATTGTGCAATGTTGGATTGTTTTCGTCATTACTTAGTTAGTAGTTTAACTAATCAAACGTTAAGGTGTAAACAAAGATGTAAACTGACCTCGTAACCGATTTGGTGATGATTGGATATTTCTTTAACAAAATCAAATATTGCTGCAATGCCCTCGCCAGAAAACCGGAATCTCGGATAATTACACTTTGCGTTGGCATTGTCAGTTTAGGTTACTATGCACTTTTAATATATGAGAGCAGTACAGAGTTTTAACAGAGTACACAACCTGAAATGGGGAGGGTCGACCTGACGCAGTGTGTGCGTGGTCTGAATGCTTATAAACAGAACCCTGCTTCTGCCTAGGGGAGcatacaagcttagcataaaatagcataacgcggcgaACATTCTATGGCGGTAGTACCCTGGCGAGAAGACGAAATGGCGTTTTTATTTAATGGATGCTTTTGTGAGGAagcagctcatcacttaatgaattgaccgcctgtccgctaatctCCAACATGtttaacactaaacaatccttttggaataaactatgtgtggagtttactaccataaaatgtctcttttataaTAGATCTCATGGACGATTTTGCGACAGGTGGGTGTctgtttacggctctccccattcgtttgcatggtatccgcaaacggtgtcttactgtcgtaacacgctagttgaccgtttcGCCCTCTATGTGGTAAAagcgcggaggttgttatctcagtaaataatagAATATCTGGCTTAGATCATAGAACGGTGTTCTGAAATTTTCGGTTTCTGAGATTTTCGGTTGCACTGGGCGGAACATAtatgaatattcatgagtttcctgTTTCGTGTTAAAGCGAGACTGAAAATATAACTGCCTGCTTGGATTACAATTAATCTAAACCAGTGgttttcaaccttttttttttttttgatgaacgcccctcTACATTTCCTCACTCCCCTAATgaagcctatgacaaatttaatagagctgaagtagtgatataataatatttattatcagtctatttctgcctaaagtacagttagtgttactatagtaaattccaGGGACGTCACTAGAGATTCATGGATAGGGGGGCTAAGCCTCTTTTAGGGGGTCTGGGCATACTCCCCCAGGATGTTTTTTAAAGCCcccaaaatgtcttttcatcatgTATTTTTAGTGTAACAATGAGTGTAAAATCAATCGAAATAAGGTTATTTTTGGTCAAGGTTGGCTAAAAGTATACCTGTCTCATAGTTTGTGTTAGACACTGATCTAATATGACTTACTTAAATTCTAaccaaataaagaaattaaagtcCACTCTGTCCCTATCCATCCAACACCAACAAAAGGCACACAAATGGCTGTACTATGTAGCCAAAATACTTTTTGGattataagagagagagagagagagagagagagagagagagatgagatgagaaggcAGAAGCAGGTAACATTATACCAttagaaaaaaaatctttatttaagtTTCACCCTTTTGTTAATTGTTGCTCAGAATTAacccaataatatatatatatatatatatatatatatatatatatatatatatatatatatatatatataaaactgatataaaaaaaggaAGATCCCAAACAAATATTACAACCTCTCTTTCTGCATGAcccaaagtaaatttggtgtgtattcttctgcGCTTACACTTTTGACACTGTTTTTTGTGcataaacatggccaaaaacattgcaaacctgcaatcagtgatatgcaagcaaagaaagggtgtcatgaacagccaAACGGATTGACtgcgtagaatcagtctgtatgtgtaaataaactactgcaaacgtgtaaatgacttgtgtttgtgacataaatattttccagaaataatccgatatagGCTACACTGTTACATCTTCCCTTTGTTacgctcacacttttggcacgaatttctcactgaaaagagttttgcaagcgtgaggggaaaggcgggtctacctgcttaTAGTAACCAATCAATTTAGGCTAAAGCCCGCCTAAAATAGGCCTAGTGtagatgtagaattctgtgccgaattcaaatggtttctgctGCTTGCGCCTTGCTTCGCACTGATTCTtgcaaagctgcgagtttaagagctcgagctttaagagctttgcgctcatgctgctctgtccattgagccatatccatctacagagccatacaggtgcattagccgaggttgtgcctccgcctgtgtatttgacgctgctaaaccagatacttcagatgcgtctctagacttcaaaatcagatgaaccgcggtacaaatgcgtaccaacccgtataattgagaaccaactgatatactcagtagcggttctagcttgtatgctGCCCTGGGTGAAACTTGCTTCagcacgcccccaaagttgttgaccgggggggggggggttgggtgtgGTCTGTgcgggtgcctcgtgccgccccccgcaagatgctgccctgggcaactgcccatgcctaaatccgccactggatatactccaagtctagataaacattttaatgcaaagaggaacttgaggATAGATTTGaatattatgactgataaatgccaccctctctactaatttgctctcagtgccCCCGGCATCCTTTGAATGCTCCCATTGTGAACCCCTGATCTAAACTATATTATGCCACCTCAAATACATTTGTGACAAATTATCCAACGATAATCCAACAACACAGTTTTAAAGCTTCACAATGGAAAACAGaagaatataacaaaaataatttggcTGTTGGTCCATTTATTTACTTAGAACGGTATCCTTTCGATACCAGAAGCAAATCAATGGCTGTAATCATTctgaacaaaaaacacaacacaatctaTAAATTGTTGTGAAAAGATGAACCGTTATAGTATAAGCCTAACTTAGTTTAATGCAATTATCTTTCCTAAAACCTAGTTTAGTTGAATTGTTATCCGGGGAGCAGGCAATAATATTTTCAGTGTCGCTTTAACACGAAAcaggaaactcatgaatattcatgtatgctccGCCCAGTGCAACCAAATCTCAGAAACCAAACATTTCAGAACAATGGTACTGGTCTACTTCTATATGACCACGCCCTCAACTTCAACTGTtgtctcttaaagagacaggcCAAATAACCTCTTAAAGAAAAAGAccttagctgtgtcccaaatgacactaTATACTATGCACTCGGCTGTGTAGTCTATGAATTTTCAAaatagtatcgtcccaaatggaacacattttactttttttttttactacacagaagcattcacCGTTTAATGTTAACGTACTATTATACTGGCCGAGAAGTGCTTGGCATACTCTGTATAAGGTTCTAGATCACACCTAATTTTTTACAACTCGTGTTTTGTGGAGTTATTTGTGTTCTGAAAAACTCAAGtccttccaaatccatatgactttttttttcaaaaggcaATATTTTGCTAAATGTTCTGGTtggtcttttccatacaatgaaagtgaatgaggacaggCCAACCgaggctgtcaagttccaaaaagacaaaaaagcatcataaaagtagtccatacaatttGTATGCTAtcttccaagttttctgaagcttatatgatagctttgtgtgtggaacaggcAAATATTTTAACTAGTATTTGCTGAAACACTTCTCCtccgccatagctctcaaatctcatagGCTTAAGTTAAAAAATTGCATGTCAATACGAATAGACGCAAAAAACAGCAAAAGGTTGTAGCCTGTGATTTGGAAAACCATGCAAGATGGTGGAATGCAGA
Encoded proteins:
- the pxmp2 gene encoding peroxisomal membrane protein 2, encoding MPTQSVIIRDSGFLARALQQYLILLKKYPIITKSVTSGILSASGNLLSQALESSKNNKENSPRKKVNVLGPVHFAIYGLVITGPVSHYFYQLLEVLMPTTVPYSLIKRLLLERLIFAPAFLLLFYGVMNALEGKKLEDLQNKLKTSYWPAMKMNWKVWTPFQFININYIPVQFRVLFANLVALFWYAYLASIRK